A genome region from Symbiobacterium terraclitae includes the following:
- a CDS encoding HAD family hydrolase, translating to MIKTILFDLDGTLLPIDTDAFVRQYMRALGAYAGHLVPPAELVKHVWAATGEMIRNTDPGLTNAEVFANAFFPRVGVDREALMPVFDAFYREQFPALRSTCTGLPGIARSVVETALERGYEVVLATNPLFPRMAIEERMRWIEVDDLPWRLITVYEEMHACKPHPQYYAEVLERIGRAPGECLMVGNDVQEDGAAAGLGIDVFFVTDYLIDREGLALPPGRSGTLAALRALLAAGL from the coding sequence TTGATCAAGACGATCCTGTTCGATCTGGATGGCACCCTTCTGCCCATCGACACGGACGCGTTCGTCCGGCAGTACATGCGGGCGCTAGGGGCGTACGCCGGTCACCTGGTGCCGCCCGCGGAGCTGGTGAAACACGTCTGGGCGGCGACCGGCGAGATGATCCGCAACACTGACCCCGGCCTGACCAACGCCGAGGTCTTCGCCAACGCCTTCTTTCCCCGGGTGGGGGTGGACCGGGAGGCGCTGATGCCGGTTTTCGACGCGTTCTACCGGGAGCAGTTCCCCGCCCTGCGCTCCACCTGCACCGGGCTGCCAGGCATCGCCCGCTCCGTGGTGGAGACCGCCCTGGAGCGGGGATACGAGGTCGTCCTGGCCACCAACCCGCTCTTCCCGCGCATGGCCATTGAGGAGCGGATGCGCTGGATCGAGGTGGACGACCTGCCCTGGCGCCTGATCACCGTCTACGAGGAGATGCATGCGTGCAAACCCCATCCCCAATACTATGCGGAGGTGCTGGAGCGCATCGGGAGGGCGCCCGGCGAGTGCCTCATGGTGGGCAACGACGTCCAGGAGGACGGGGCGGCGGCCGGCCTCGGCATCGACGTGTTCTTCGTCACCGACTACCTGATCGACAGGGAAGGTCTGGCTCTGCCGCCAGGGCGCTCCGGCACGCTGGCGGCGCTGCGCGCGCTCCTGGCTGCAGGGCTGTAG